The genomic stretch ACATAAACCGACGGAGAATATCCCCGATTGCTGCCGGGCTGCGGCAATTGGGACTCCACAAGGGCATTCAGGCCAAGACCCTCATTGAACTCGGAGAGCAGGGATAATCCCCCATGGGCCGTTAAAGCCTCGGATGTCGATTCTAACTTGAAAGGAAACACGGTTTGTTGTATCATCTCATCACCCCTTTTGGTTGGCGGTTTCACCTTACAGGTGAGTATTATACTCACCAGAAACCTATAAACCAAGAGGGTTTTTTGTTCTTAATGATTTTCTATCGCTGATTTAGGGAATAACCTCGCGGTATTTTCGAAGCCGGGTGGAGAAAACTCCTTGACAAAGATGTGAACTTCATATAAATAAAGAAAAAATCAGTACCGCCCGCCACAAAATAAAGAGCTGAAGGGATTTTTATGACCGCTTCGCCGGAATGGCCAAGTATGTTGAAACAGTGTGTGATCGCCGTAGGCGGAGGAAAAGGCGGAACAGGAAAGAGCCTCCTGGCCGCCAACCTCGGAATCGCCCTCGCTGAAATGAGACAGCAGGTCATGGTGATCGATCTGGACCTGGGCGGTGCGAATCTCCATACCTGCCTCGGGATACGATCCCCCAAAACCACGCTCGGCGACTTCCTGCAAAAAAAAGTTGATTTGATCGAAAAGGTCCTCATACCGACCCCAATGGAAAACTTGAAACTCATTAACGGGTCCAATGATCCTCTTGAAATCACGAACCTTCCCTATGCCCAGAAGGCCCGGCTGATTCATCAATTCAAGAAGCTGAAAGCGGATTACATCATCCTGGACCTCGGCGCCGGCACTTCCTTGAACATCCTTGACTTCTTTTTAAGCTCCGATTATGGGATTGTGGTCACCACTCCGGAACCGACCTCCATAGAGAACGTCTCCCTCTTCATCAAGTGTTTCATCATGCGGCATCTGAAGATTCTCCTGAAGCAATTTCCCATAGAGAACCTCAAGAACCGGATCAAGGACCCCAGAAATCTCGATACCGCCCGCACCTTCAGAGATCTGCTGCGCCTGATCCGATCTTTTGAAAAAGAGACCGCCGAAAAGATCGAGAGGGAAATAGAGGGTTTCAAGTTCGGCTTGGTGATGAACAAGCTCCGAGAACACAGCGAAACCCGGATCGGGGACTCGTATAAAACCATGATCCACAAATGCATGGGGATTCAGATGGACTACCTGGGACAGATCTACTATGATGAAAAAATACCCATGTCGGTCAAGAAGATTCAACCTCTTCTTTTGGAACACCCGCATGCCAAGGCCTCCCATGCCATCCGGCTGATGGCCAAGAGGATTCTGGGTATGAATCGCCTTTCGTTCCCCATGCAGAGGGAAATTTCCCTCTTCGACTGGAAAAAGAAAGAAAAGAACTCATCCTCTTCGGTCAAGGGAGCCCCCATGAAAACCCCACAAAAGGACCTGCCGCTTGGCATCCGTTTCTACCTATGAACACGAACCCGATCACTAAGCATCCGAGAAAGAGGCATGCCGGGGCTGAGAATCAACGCTTATATGGCTGTTCGACTTTGAAGAACAAAGGCCCGGCAAAGATTAATCCCTTGTTTTGGTGGAGATACACAGAATGAAAGACCTGGAGGCATGCAATTATTACGAACTTTTAGAAATCACGGAAGAAACCCCAAAAAACATCATACAGGAGGCTTATCAATCCTACTGCACCCTCTTTGATAAAGACTCGATTGTCTCGTACAATTTTATCTCTCCGCATGAGCGGGAAGAGATGTTGAATCGTATCCGGAAGGCCTATGAAATCCTCATGGACGATCAAAAAAGAATCCAGTACGACAAGAAGATCTTCAACCGGATCGGCAGATGGCACCATGCCGCCGCAGAGGGATCCGTACCAGGAGGGCAAGGCTCAACCGAAACGCCGGGCAAAAGGATCGAACAAATCCGAATGGAGGATTTTATTGAAGAAACCGGCCAGGTCTCCCTCAGAAGGCTTCGAGAGTCCATCGGAATCACCATAGAGAAGGTCTCGATGATCACGAAAATCAGGATCCCCATTCTCCATGCCCTGGAAAACAGAGATTTCAGCAGACTCCCTTCGCCGATTTACGTCAAAGGGTATCTGAAATCCTATGCCCGTGTGGCCGGCATCGAGCCCGAGAAATTGATCCAGGCCTATGGGCCCTTGAGCGCCCCTATTCGTCGATGATGAAACCGCCCCCTAAGACCTGTCTTTCGTGCCCTGTCTGCCGTGCCGGCACAGGCAGGCCCTCTCTCGTCCGTCACCCCTGTTTACGAACAGGATCCTTTAGCCCGCATCGTTCGTAACTGCATATCCTGTATAGCGGGCAGACCTCACATTGTTTGAGATCCCTTTTTTTCGTACACTGTTTGAGTATCCCCAGGCGGGCCAAGGCGAAATCGTACTTGACAGGATCGGAAGGGTCCAGGATTCTAAGGTTCCGGGTCACCTCCCTGGCTGTTTCCCAATCCGGTGAACGCCTTCGAGTCAGGCCGATCCTTGCAGAAATCCGGAAAAGGTGTGTATCGAGCGGAATGACCAGCTTGGACGGAGAAACCTCTCTCCATAATCCCAGGTCCAGCCCGTCATCCCTCCGGACCATCCATCTTAAATACATGTTCAGCCTTTTGCAGGCGCTCCGGTTCTTCGGAGAAGGGAATAAAAACCTTACGCCTGCATCCTTGGGGAGCGCCTTTTTTCCCAAAATCGGCGAATAGTCCATATTCAGGAAGCGCTCCACAAAGGCGGAAAGGGCTTCCCCGATATCCTCATGCCCTGAGTCATATCCTTTTAGAAACAGATTCTTGATGCTGCCGTATTTCTTCAGCGCTTTTTTAATACCGAGGATCAGGCAGAGGATGTCGGTCTCATCGTTAAACCTGTGGACGATCCCATGGAAACGTTCAGCGTCCTTCCTTGGATCGAACCCTCGGATAAAGGCACAAGGCGAACCATCCATGCGGTCGAGAATCGTCCGAACCGTCTTCTGGATCTGACCGACCCTGCCATAAGCAAATACGGCGGCAATCAGACCGGCCACTTCCTGGTCTTCGGGCCGTTTGAAACCATGAACCAATACAAGAGGATCGGAGGAAATATGGTGGATATCATAGGTATGATAAAGACGGTCCAGGGTTTCTTTGAGATCCAGAACCTGCATCATGGAAAACCTTGAGAAAAACCACATCCTCGTACCAAACACATCCGCCCGTCGGGCTGGGATCAAGACCTCTTTCCTTTTCCCTTGGCTTTTGAAGGAACGGCGGGCTTTTTCAAATGATAGAGGACCTCTCTTCCTGGAAATCTTGCGGACTGGCCCAAGGCTTCCTCGATTCTGAGAAGCTGATTATACTTTGCCACCCTCTCGCTCCGGCTGATTGATCCGGTCTTGATCTGGCCGGTCCCTGCCGCCACCACCAGGTCCGCGATGGTCGTATCCTCTGTTTCACCCGACCGATGGGAAACCACGGCTGTATATCCCGCTTTTCTCGCCATATCAATCGCATCGAAGGTTTCGGTCAGTGTACCGATCTGGTTCACCTTGATCAGAATGGAATTCGCAGCTTTACGCTCAATCCCCATCCTCAGTCTTTGGGTGCTGGTCACAAAAAGATCATCACCGATCAGTTGAATCCGGTCTCCCAGTTTCTCTGTAAGGATCCTCCAGCCCTCCCAGTCGTCTTCAGCCATCCCGTCTTCGATGGAAATAAGCGGGTATTGCCTGACCCAATTTTCATAGTATTCGGCCATCTCAGCAGGATGCATCCTGGACCCGTCTGATTTTCTGAAGACATACCTCCCTTGCTCAAAGAACTCACTGGCCGCAGCGTCCAGGGCCAGAGCAATATCCTTCCCGGGCTTGTAGCCGCCCTTGTGAATGGCTTCAAGGATGAGTTCCACCGCTTCCTCATTAGATCGAAGATTGGGCGCAAACCCTCCTTCATCACCCACAGAGGTGCTATATCCTTTCTTTTTCAATACGGACTTCAAGGCATGGAACACCTCTGCGCCCATCCGCAGAGCCTCAGAAAATCGTTCAGCGCCTACAGGCATAATCAAAAACTCCTGAAGGTCTACGTTGGTGTCCGCATGAGACCCTCCATTTAAGATATTCATCATCGGGACAGGCAAGGTGTTGGCCTGCACCCCGCCCAAATATCTGTAAAGCGGGATACCCAAGGCTTCAGCCGACGCCCTGGCCGCAGCCATGGAACAGCCCAGAATCGCATTGGCCCCTAATTTCCCCTTGTTGGGTGTGCCGTCCAGACGGATCATCTTCCTGTCAATCTCTTCCTGCGCCAAGGCGTCCATTCCCATGATCTTGGGACCGATCACCTGATTGACATGATGAACGGCCTTTTGCACCCCCTTGCCAAAATACCGCTTCGGATCCTGGTCTCTTAATTCAACGGCTTCGTGTTCACCTGTAGAAGCGCCGGAAGGGACGGCAGCCCGCCCCATAGCGCCGCATTCAAGGATGACATCCACCTCAACCGTAGGATTCCCGCGTGAATCCAGGATTTCCCGTCCCTGTACAGACACGATTCCTGTCATATGATCCTCCTTTACTTAGTGGTCTTGTTCGTAAATATGGTGACGTACCGAGAGGGTCGTAGAGCGGTTTCATCAAGGCGCGCGACTCAGTGCGTACCTCTCTGGTACACCGCAAGGAGCGGAACTTTGACTCGACCGCCCTACGGCACTCGAATGCCACCGTATTTACGAATAAGGCCACTTAGGTTTAAACGACAGCATTCTTATCATATACCTTAATCCATGTCACGTCTTTTTCATTGAGCGCGCTTAAGCAGCCCTAAAAGAAACATTTTCATTTATAATGCTCTATGTGGAATCCTAACCTTCATTGCAGAGGAACATGCTGTATCCTTTTCTATCCTTATTCAGAAAAGAGTAATGTTCAACAATAGAAATAAGAATAAAGCGTTTTTTAAAATATTTTGCCTGCATTTTTTCTTATTTTCTATAAAACATCATTTGCAACCTGAAAACTATAATGTTAGTCTTTATAAAATTTTAGGTCTCTACCTAAAACTTCCGGTTGATTTCTGCATGAGTCATCGATCCGCCGGATGGTGCCGTCGACGAATGTCCATGGGCGCCGGCATGGAACAGAACCCGTTGAGGCGTGAGTCAGGATGTGTGAAAATTTTCACCCAATAAGAGAAAAAGTTTTCCCTTTTTCTGTAAACTTTTACACACTTGCAATAAATATTCCATTTCAGCGGCATCCCGTTTAGGCATGGATTCAAAAAAAATAAACTTCTAATCCCTTGTTTTACTAAGGTTAGCAAGCCAGGATGCTGTTCGAATGTCACAAGAGAAAGCTTTCAATCTAAATTTGGCATGGCTTTTGCTTAAAATATTAGTGTTTACATACAGGAAACCTTTTTTTAGAAACACCGCCATTGGAAAAGGGCGATAACAGATCCTAAGCGGGTTATGGATAAGGAACATGTCTGAG from Nitrospirae bacterium CG2_30_53_67 encodes the following:
- a CDS encoding TIGR02757 family protein, which codes for MMQVLDLKETLDRLYHTYDIHHISSDPLVLVHGFKRPEDQEVAGLIAAVFAYGRVGQIQKTVRTILDRMDGSPCAFIRGFDPRKDAERFHGIVHRFNDETDILCLILGIKKALKKYGSIKNLFLKGYDSGHEDIGEALSAFVERFLNMDYSPILGKKALPKDAGVRFLFPSPKNRSACKRLNMYLRWMVRRDDGLDLGLWREVSPSKLVIPLDTHLFRISARIGLTRRRSPDWETAREVTRNLRILDPSDPVKYDFALARLGILKQCTKKRDLKQCEVCPLYRICSYERCGLKDPVRKQG
- a CDS encoding phosphopyruvate hydratase, yielding MTGIVSVQGREILDSRGNPTVEVDVILECGAMGRAAVPSGASTGEHEAVELRDQDPKRYFGKGVQKAVHHVNQVIGPKIMGMDALAQEEIDRKMIRLDGTPNKGKLGANAILGCSMAAARASAEALGIPLYRYLGGVQANTLPVPMMNILNGGSHADTNVDLQEFLIMPVGAERFSEALRMGAEVFHALKSVLKKKGYSTSVGDEGGFAPNLRSNEEAVELILEAIHKGGYKPGKDIALALDAAASEFFEQGRYVFRKSDGSRMHPAEMAEYYENWVRQYPLISIEDGMAEDDWEGWRILTEKLGDRIQLIGDDLFVTSTQRLRMGIERKAANSILIKVNQIGTLTETFDAIDMARKAGYTAVVSHRSGETEDTTIADLVVAAGTGQIKTGSISRSERVAKYNQLLRIEEALGQSARFPGREVLYHLKKPAVPSKAKGKGKRS